From one Streptomyces sp. Q6 genomic stretch:
- the ureA gene encoding urease subunit gamma gives MRLTPTERDRLLLFGAAELARTRRARGLRLNVPEATALIADTVCEAARDGRRLAEAVEAARSVLGPDDVLPGVADIVTEVHVEAVFDDGSRLAVVSDPIGTGTGDAAPGALLPGPEHADPAPRATLTVTNTAGVPVSVTSHFHFFEANPRLDFDRAAAYGMRLAVPAGSSVRFGPGESAEVGLVPIGGARVAIGFAGLVDGPLDAPGAREEALRRAAACGYLGADEKEAGR, from the coding sequence GTGCGACTGACCCCCACCGAGCGCGACCGGCTGCTGCTGTTCGGCGCGGCCGAGCTCGCCCGGACCCGCAGGGCCCGCGGGCTGCGGCTCAATGTGCCGGAGGCGACCGCCCTGATCGCGGACACCGTCTGCGAGGCGGCCCGAGACGGACGGCGGCTCGCCGAGGCCGTCGAGGCGGCGCGGTCCGTGCTCGGCCCCGACGACGTGCTGCCGGGCGTCGCCGACATCGTCACCGAGGTGCACGTCGAGGCCGTCTTCGACGACGGGTCACGGCTCGCCGTCGTGAGTGACCCGATCGGCACGGGGACGGGCGACGCGGCGCCGGGAGCACTCCTGCCCGGCCCCGAGCACGCCGACCCCGCGCCGCGGGCGACGCTCACCGTCACCAACACGGCGGGTGTGCCGGTCTCCGTCACCTCGCACTTCCACTTCTTCGAGGCCAATCCGCGCCTCGACTTCGACCGCGCGGCGGCGTACGGCATGCGGCTCGCGGTGCCCGCCGGGTCGTCCGTGCGGTTCGGCCCCGGCGAGTCCGCGGAGGTCGGGCTGGTGCCGATCGGCGGGGCCCGCGTCGCGATCGGCTTCGCCGGGCTCGTCGACGGGCCGCTGGACGCCCCGGGCGCCCGCGAGGAGGCGCTGCGCCGCGCCGCCGCCTGCGGATACCTCGGAGCCGACGAGAAGGAGGCCGGCCGATGA
- a CDS encoding urease subunit alpha — protein sequence MSRPGGHPAEARRLTPYEYAGTHGPRAGDRIRLGDSGLTIKVESDSQAYGDEFLAGFGKTARDGLHLKAAAVRETCDVVISNVVVIDAELGIRKVSIGIREGRIHAIGRAGNPDTLDGVDVVVGTGTSIVSGEGLIATAGAVDTHVHLLSPRIMEASLASGVTTIIGQEFGPVWGVGVNSPWALKHAFSAFDAWPVNIGFLGRGSSSDGAPLEEALAEGGACGFKVHEDMGAHTRALDTALRVAEEHDVQVALHSDGLNECLSVEDTLKVLEGRTIHAFHIEGCGGGHVPNVLKMAGVPNVIGSSTNPTLPFGRDAVAEHYGMIVSVHDLKTDLPGDAAMARDRIRASTMGAEDVLHDLGAIGITSSDAQGMGRAGETVRRTFAMAGKMKAELGDPGVGHDNDRVLRYIAKLTINPAIAHGLAHEIGSIEVGKMADIVLWRPEFFGAKPQLVLKSGFPAYGVVGDPNAATDTCEPLVLGPQFGAHGATAAELSVAFVARAAVDDGHDTMPTRRRRVAVRGTRGIGPADLRLNSRTGAVDVDQRSGLVTLDGEPLRSAPADSVPLNRLYFL from the coding sequence ATGAGCCGCCCCGGAGGACACCCCGCCGAGGCCCGCCGCCTCACCCCGTACGAGTACGCGGGGACGCACGGCCCGCGCGCCGGCGACCGGATCCGGCTCGGCGACTCCGGGCTCACGATCAAGGTCGAGTCGGACTCGCAGGCGTACGGGGACGAGTTCCTCGCCGGGTTCGGCAAGACCGCGCGCGACGGGCTGCACCTGAAGGCCGCGGCCGTCCGCGAGACCTGCGACGTCGTGATCAGCAACGTCGTGGTGATCGACGCCGAGCTCGGCATCCGCAAGGTGTCCATCGGCATCCGCGAAGGCCGCATCCACGCCATCGGTCGGGCCGGGAATCCGGACACGCTCGACGGGGTCGACGTCGTCGTCGGGACCGGCACGTCCATCGTGTCCGGCGAGGGGCTCATCGCCACCGCCGGAGCCGTCGACACCCACGTCCACCTGCTCTCGCCGCGCATCATGGAGGCCTCGCTCGCCTCCGGCGTGACGACGATCATCGGGCAGGAGTTCGGCCCGGTGTGGGGGGTCGGGGTCAACTCGCCGTGGGCGCTGAAGCACGCCTTCTCCGCCTTCGACGCCTGGCCGGTCAACATCGGCTTCCTGGGCCGCGGTTCGTCGTCCGACGGGGCCCCGCTGGAGGAGGCCCTCGCCGAGGGCGGCGCCTGCGGGTTCAAGGTGCACGAGGACATGGGCGCGCACACCCGCGCCCTGGACACGGCACTGCGCGTCGCCGAGGAGCACGATGTCCAAGTGGCCCTGCACAGCGACGGGTTGAACGAATGCCTGTCGGTGGAGGACACCCTGAAGGTCCTCGAAGGGCGGACCATCCACGCCTTCCACATCGAGGGCTGCGGCGGCGGTCACGTACCGAACGTGCTGAAGATGGCGGGCGTCCCGAACGTCATCGGGTCGTCCACCAACCCCACCCTGCCCTTCGGCCGGGACGCCGTCGCCGAGCACTACGGCATGATCGTCTCCGTCCACGACCTGAAGACGGACCTGCCCGGCGACGCCGCCATGGCCCGCGACCGGATCCGCGCCTCGACCATGGGCGCCGAGGACGTGCTGCACGACCTGGGCGCCATCGGCATCACCTCGTCGGACGCGCAGGGCATGGGGCGCGCGGGCGAGACGGTCCGCCGCACCTTCGCCATGGCCGGGAAGATGAAGGCCGAGCTGGGCGACCCGGGCGTCGGCCACGACAACGACCGCGTCCTGCGCTACATCGCGAAGCTGACCATCAACCCCGCCATCGCGCACGGCCTCGCGCACGAGATCGGGTCCATCGAGGTCGGCAAGATGGCCGACATCGTGCTCTGGCGCCCGGAGTTCTTCGGCGCGAAGCCGCAGCTGGTGCTGAAGTCCGGCTTCCCCGCGTACGGCGTCGTCGGCGACCCGAACGCGGCGACGGACACCTGCGAACCCCTGGTCCTCGGGCCGCAGTTCGGGGCGCACGGGGCGACCGCCGCCGAACTGTCCGTCGCCTTCGTCGCGCGGGCCGCCGTGGACGACGGCCACGACACCATGCCCACGCGGCGCCGCCGGGTCGCCGTCCGCGGCACCCGCGGCATCGGCCCCGCCGACCTGCGCCTCAACTCCCGTACGGGAGCGGTCGACGTGGACCAGCGCAGCGGCCTGGTCACCCTCGACGGCGAGCCGCTGCGCTCCGCACCGGCCGACTCCGTCCCCCTCAACCGCCTGTACTTCCTGTGA
- a CDS encoding agmatine deiminase family protein yields MTYSMPPEWAPHARTWMAWPGPNPTFADDRELADARAAWASVARAVRRHEPLTMVVGTGQLDSARALLDSGIELVERDLDDAWMRDIGPTFVRHTETGETAAVDWTFNGWGAQDWARWEHDSKIARHVADLAGVPVHSSPLVNEGGGIHVDGEGTVLLTETVQLDPDRNQGWTKADVETEIHARIGTSKAIWLPRGLTADYGEFGTRGHVDIVAAFAAPGVVLVHSQQDPAHPDFEVGREIIGVLTGQTDAQGRPLEIVEVPAPSVLADDEGWVDYSYINHYLCNDGVVLCGFDDPRDEEAAAIFRRLFPSRTVTLVDARTIFAAGGGIHCITQQQPAG; encoded by the coding sequence ATGACGTACTCCATGCCGCCCGAGTGGGCCCCGCACGCACGCACCTGGATGGCGTGGCCGGGCCCCAACCCGACCTTCGCCGACGACCGGGAACTGGCCGACGCGCGCGCCGCGTGGGCGTCGGTGGCCCGCGCCGTACGCCGCCACGAGCCGCTGACGATGGTCGTCGGCACCGGACAGCTCGACTCGGCGCGCGCACTCCTCGACTCCGGGATCGAGTTGGTCGAGCGCGATCTCGACGACGCGTGGATGCGTGACATCGGCCCCACGTTCGTGCGGCACACGGAGACCGGGGAGACGGCCGCCGTGGACTGGACGTTCAACGGCTGGGGCGCCCAGGACTGGGCCCGCTGGGAGCACGACTCCAAGATCGCCCGCCATGTCGCCGACCTCGCCGGCGTGCCCGTGCACTCCTCGCCGCTCGTCAACGAGGGCGGCGGCATCCACGTCGACGGCGAGGGCACGGTCCTGCTCACGGAGACCGTCCAGCTCGACCCCGACCGCAACCAGGGCTGGACGAAGGCGGACGTCGAGACGGAGATCCACGCCCGCATCGGCACGTCGAAGGCCATCTGGCTGCCGCGCGGACTCACCGCGGACTACGGCGAGTTCGGCACCCGCGGGCACGTCGACATCGTCGCGGCGTTCGCGGCGCCCGGCGTGGTCCTCGTGCACTCCCAGCAGGACCCGGCCCATCCGGACTTCGAGGTCGGCCGCGAGATCATCGGCGTCCTCACCGGACAGACCGACGCGCAGGGCCGCCCCCTGGAGATCGTCGAGGTCCCCGCGCCGAGCGTGCTCGCGGACGACGAGGGTTGGGTCGACTACTCGTACATCAACCACTACCTCTGCAACGACGGCGTCGTCCTGTGCGGCTTCGACGACCCGCGCGACGAGGAGGCGGCCGCGATCTTCCGCCGCCTCTTCCCGTCCCGCACGGTCACCCTCGTCGACGCCCGCACGATCTTCGCGGCGGGCGGCGGCATCCACTGCATCACCCAGCAGCAGCCGGCCGGATGA
- a CDS encoding TetR/AcrR family transcriptional regulator, whose translation MTGAARRRTPAPPREDVLAAAMAMIAENGLERLTMAALGRDVGMSSGHLAYHFKSKDELLLRTLEWSEEQLGARRREVLDAGGGVRERLDAYVDLYVPDGPRDPHWTLWLEVWNRSKSAAVETSARARQAAIESAWHRDLVALLAEGISRGAFRAVDPDRFAARLRALLDGFSIHVAIGLQGADRAQVLSHVGEFLDDGLAADDS comes from the coding sequence ATGACCGGGGCCGCGCGCCGGCGCACCCCGGCACCGCCCCGCGAGGACGTGCTCGCCGCCGCCATGGCGATGATCGCCGAGAACGGACTCGAACGGCTCACCATGGCCGCGCTCGGGCGGGACGTGGGGATGAGCAGCGGGCACCTGGCGTACCACTTCAAGTCCAAGGACGAACTGCTGCTGCGCACGCTGGAGTGGAGCGAGGAGCAACTGGGCGCGCGGCGGCGGGAGGTGCTGGACGCCGGGGGCGGGGTGCGCGAGCGGCTCGACGCGTACGTCGACCTGTACGTGCCCGACGGGCCCCGCGATCCGCACTGGACGCTCTGGCTCGAAGTGTGGAACCGGTCGAAGAGCGCCGCCGTCGAGACGTCCGCCCGCGCCCGGCAGGCCGCCATCGAGAGCGCCTGGCACCGCGACCTCGTGGCACTGCTCGCCGAGGGCATCTCGCGCGGCGCGTTCAGGGCCGTCGACCCGGACCGCTTCGCGGCGCGGCTGCGGGCGCTGCTCGACGGCTTCTCCATCCACGTCGCGATCGGGCTCCAGGGCGCCGACCGGGCCCAAGTCCTGTCTCACGTGGGGGAGTTCCTCGACGACGGGCTCGCGGCCGACGACTCCTGA
- a CDS encoding allophanate hydrolase subunit 1 — protein sequence MSTAPVVRVAGRHALLVELPDAERAGAFHAGLLRSRAAGTLPPVAEIVPGARTVLLDGVPDPDALARELASWDVPPAAAGDGDVVTIPVVYDGPDLADVAALWGVSEAEVGARHAAYTYRVAFCGFAPGFGYLTGLPESLHVPRRATPRTRVPAGAVAVAGPYSAVYPRATPGGWQIIGTMPDPLPLWDPDRERAALLSPGTRVEFAPTAPPGGGDGETP from the coding sequence GTGAGCACGGCTCCGGTGGTGCGGGTCGCCGGGCGCCACGCGCTCCTGGTGGAGCTGCCGGACGCCGAGCGCGCCGGAGCCTTCCACGCGGGGCTGCTGCGCAGCCGGGCGGCGGGCACGCTGCCGCCGGTCGCCGAGATCGTGCCCGGCGCGCGCACCGTGCTCCTCGACGGGGTGCCGGACCCGGACGCGCTGGCCCGCGAGCTCGCCTCCTGGGACGTTCCTCCGGCGGCCGCGGGCGACGGCGACGTGGTGACGATCCCGGTGGTGTACGACGGCCCCGACCTGGCCGACGTCGCCGCGCTGTGGGGCGTGTCCGAGGCCGAGGTGGGGGCGCGCCACGCCGCGTACACCTACCGGGTCGCCTTCTGCGGCTTCGCTCCGGGCTTCGGCTATCTCACCGGACTGCCCGAGTCGCTGCACGTGCCGCGCCGGGCCACGCCGCGCACCAGGGTCCCGGCGGGCGCGGTGGCCGTGGCGGGCCCGTACTCGGCGGTGTACCCGAGGGCGACGCCGGGCGGCTGGCAGATCATCGGAACCATGCCGGACCCGCTGCCGCTGTGGGACCCCGACCGGGAGCGGGCGGCCCTGCTGTCGCCGGGGACCCGGGTGGAGTTCGCCCCGACGGCACCGCCGGGCGGCGGCGACGGGGAGACCCCGTGA
- the cimA gene encoding citramalate synthase — MSSSPSERSETPSGDLDDSFHVFDTTLRDGAQREGINLTVADKLTIARHLDDFGVGFIEGGWPGANPRDTEFFARARQEIDFQHAQLVAFGSTRRANAKASEDPQVKALLDSGAPVITLVAKSHDRHVELALRTTLDENLEMVRDTVSHLVAQGRRVFVDCEHFFDGYRANPEYAKAVVRSAHEAGASVVVLCDTNGGMLPAQIQAIVHTVLDDTGARLGMHAQDDTGCATANTLAAVDAGATHVQCTANGYGERVGNANLFQVVGALELKYGKKVLPEGKLREMTRVSHAIAEVVNLTPSTHQPYVGVSAFAHKAGLHASAIKVDPDLYQHIDPEQVGNRIRMLVSDMAGRASIELKGKELGVDLGGDRELIGRVVDRVKERELQGYTYEAADASFELLLRAEAEGRERKYFRVESWRAIVEDRPDGTHANEATVKLWAKGERIVATAEGNGPVNALDRALRVGLERIYPQLAKLELVDYKVRILEGKHGTSSTTRVLISTSDGSGEWSTVGVAENVIAASWGALEDAYTFGLLRAGVEPVE, encoded by the coding sequence ATGAGCAGCAGCCCGAGCGAACGTAGCGAGACCCCTTCCGGCGACCTCGACGATTCCTTCCACGTCTTCGACACGACGCTGCGCGACGGCGCGCAGCGCGAGGGCATCAACCTCACCGTCGCGGACAAGCTGACCATCGCACGGCATCTGGACGACTTCGGCGTGGGCTTCATCGAGGGCGGCTGGCCCGGCGCCAACCCCCGCGACACGGAGTTCTTCGCCCGCGCGCGCCAGGAGATCGACTTCCAGCACGCGCAGCTCGTGGCCTTCGGCTCCACCCGCCGCGCGAACGCCAAGGCGAGCGAGGACCCGCAGGTCAAGGCCCTTCTCGACTCCGGCGCCCCGGTCATCACGCTGGTCGCCAAGTCCCACGACCGGCATGTCGAGCTCGCCCTGCGCACCACCCTCGACGAGAACCTGGAGATGGTCCGCGACACCGTCTCCCACCTGGTCGCCCAGGGCCGCCGGGTCTTCGTCGACTGCGAGCACTTCTTCGACGGCTACCGCGCCAACCCCGAGTACGCGAAGGCCGTCGTACGGTCCGCGCACGAGGCCGGCGCCTCCGTGGTCGTGCTCTGCGACACCAACGGCGGCATGCTGCCCGCTCAGATCCAGGCGATCGTGCACACCGTCCTCGACGACACCGGCGCCCGGCTCGGCATGCACGCCCAGGACGATACCGGCTGCGCCACCGCCAACACCCTCGCCGCCGTCGACGCGGGCGCCACGCACGTGCAGTGCACCGCCAACGGCTACGGCGAGCGCGTCGGCAACGCCAACCTCTTCCAGGTCGTCGGCGCCCTGGAACTCAAGTACGGCAAGAAGGTCCTGCCCGAGGGCAAGCTCCGCGAGATGACCCGCGTCTCGCACGCGATCGCCGAGGTCGTGAACCTCACCCCCTCCACGCACCAGCCCTACGTCGGTGTCTCGGCCTTCGCGCACAAGGCGGGCCTGCACGCCTCCGCGATCAAGGTCGACCCCGACCTGTACCAGCACATCGACCCCGAGCAGGTCGGCAACCGCATCCGGATGCTCGTCTCCGACATGGCGGGCCGCGCCTCCATCGAGCTCAAGGGCAAGGAGCTCGGCGTCGACCTCGGCGGCGACCGCGAGCTGATCGGCCGGGTCGTGGACCGCGTCAAGGAACGCGAGCTTCAGGGCTACACGTACGAGGCCGCCGACGCGTCCTTCGAACTCCTGCTCCGCGCCGAGGCCGAGGGCCGGGAGCGCAAGTACTTCCGCGTCGAGTCCTGGCGGGCCATCGTCGAGGACCGCCCCGACGGCACCCACGCCAACGAGGCCACGGTCAAGCTCTGGGCCAAGGGCGAGCGCATCGTCGCCACGGCCGAGGGCAACGGCCCGGTCAACGCCCTCGACCGCGCCCTGCGCGTCGGCCTGGAGCGCATCTACCCGCAGCTCGCCAAGCTGGAGCTCGTCGACTACAAGGTCCGCATCCTGGAGGGCAAGCACGGCACGTCCTCCACGACCCGCGTGCTGATCTCGACGTCCGACGGGTCCGGCGAGTGGTCGACGGTGGGCGTCGCGGAGAACGTGATCGCGGCCTCCTGGGGGGCGCTGGAGGACGCCTACACCTTCGGTCTGCTGCGCGCGGGCGTCGAGCCGGTCGAGTAG
- a CDS encoding PT domain-containing protein, with protein MSGGADGNNGPGGLGFFHRAIGVWTIVGSVCAVLSVVIALIAIKLGTANSADGSGMTSGGLVPTHSSSAPTATEAPTTEEPTEDPTTQEPTEEPVEDPTTDEPTEDPTPTPSRIPLLYRSNGTSYFDCDSEGRIASKLGGSVIEWRVRNESSVRLHVYYLGTDGLRRNEQTLEPGGYLNFTTMHTGHIYLFARTNASCSKIIRVDDDSTWARTTIVDND; from the coding sequence GTGAGCGGTGGTGCGGACGGGAACAACGGGCCGGGTGGGCTGGGATTTTTTCACCGTGCGATCGGCGTGTGGACCATTGTCGGAAGTGTGTGCGCGGTTCTCAGCGTCGTCATCGCGCTGATCGCCATAAAACTCGGCACGGCCAACTCTGCGGACGGTTCCGGAATGACGTCCGGCGGCCTCGTCCCGACCCACTCGTCGTCGGCACCGACAGCCACGGAGGCGCCCACCACCGAGGAACCGACCGAGGACCCCACCACGCAGGAGCCCACGGAAGAGCCCGTCGAGGACCCCACGACGGACGAACCGACCGAGGACCCCACCCCCACGCCCAGCAGAATTCCCCTCCTCTACCGGAGCAACGGCACCTCCTATTTCGACTGCGACAGCGAGGGGAGGATCGCCTCGAAACTCGGGGGATCGGTGATCGAGTGGCGTGTCAGGAACGAATCCAGCGTCCGGCTGCACGTCTACTACTTGGGCACGGACGGACTCCGGCGGAACGAACAGACTCTTGAACCGGGCGGATACCTCAACTTCACGACGATGCACACCGGACACATTTATCTCTTCGCCCGGACCAATGCGAGCTGTTCCAAAATCATCCGGGTCGACGACGACTCGACATGGGCGCGCACGACGATCGTCGACAACGACTGA
- a CDS encoding cytochrome bc complex cytochrome b subunit, with translation MSDSTAAGEGATSAARRSPETGTGTGERIADWADGRLGIYGLGRRYLRKVFPDHWSFLLGEICLYTFLILILTGVYLTLFFHPSMNEVTYDGSYVPLSGIRMSEAYASTLDISFDVRGGLLIRQIHHWAALIFVAAMFVHMMRHFFTGSFRKPREVNWVFGWLLLFLALFEGLLGYSLPDDLLSGAGMRLIEGMTLSIPIVGTYLSFFLFGGEFPGTDIVGRFYSIHILLLPGIMLALVVTHLILVFHHKHTQFPGPGKTERNVVGEPFFPNYVAKAGGFFFLVFGVVTLIAAVASINPVWVYGPYRPDQVSTGAQPDWYLGFAEGLVRVMPGWEIAAWGHTLNLGILVPLVAFPLWLVLIGVYPFVEAWITGDRREHHLLDRPRNRPVRTGLGVAWLTGFLVAMAAGGNDLWATHFHLSVNAITWFARVALLAGPVLAFVVTKRICLGLQRRDRDKVLHGRETGIVKRLPHGEYVELHEPLPEGELYRLTQHEQHTALETPPTTDEHGVRRRTPAVRRLRVALSRWMFGEGAQIPKARPPALEREKDHTPLQP, from the coding sequence ATGTCCGACAGCACCGCAGCAGGAGAGGGCGCGACGAGCGCCGCACGTCGGAGTCCGGAGACGGGGACGGGGACGGGCGAGCGGATCGCGGACTGGGCCGACGGCCGCCTCGGCATCTACGGCCTGGGCCGCAGGTATCTGCGCAAGGTCTTCCCCGACCACTGGTCGTTCCTGCTGGGCGAGATCTGCCTGTACACCTTCCTCATCCTGATCCTGACCGGCGTCTATCTGACGCTGTTCTTCCATCCCTCGATGAACGAGGTGACGTACGACGGGAGTTACGTGCCACTGAGCGGCATCCGGATGTCGGAGGCGTACGCGTCGACGCTCGACATCAGCTTCGACGTGCGCGGCGGACTCCTCATCCGGCAGATCCACCACTGGGCCGCCCTGATCTTCGTGGCGGCGATGTTCGTGCACATGATGCGGCACTTCTTCACGGGCTCGTTCCGCAAGCCCCGTGAGGTGAACTGGGTGTTCGGCTGGCTGCTGCTGTTCCTCGCCCTGTTCGAGGGGCTGCTGGGGTACTCGCTGCCGGACGATCTGCTGTCGGGGGCGGGGATGCGCCTCATCGAGGGCATGACGCTGTCCATCCCGATCGTCGGGACGTACCTGTCGTTCTTCCTCTTCGGCGGCGAGTTCCCGGGCACCGACATCGTGGGCCGCTTCTACTCGATCCACATCCTGCTGCTGCCCGGCATCATGCTGGCGCTCGTCGTCACCCACCTGATCCTGGTCTTCCACCACAAGCACACCCAGTTCCCAGGTCCGGGAAAGACCGAGCGGAACGTGGTGGGCGAGCCCTTCTTCCCCAACTACGTGGCCAAGGCGGGCGGCTTCTTCTTCCTCGTGTTCGGTGTCGTGACGCTGATCGCGGCGGTCGCTTCCATCAACCCGGTCTGGGTGTACGGCCCCTACCGCCCCGACCAGGTCTCCACGGGAGCGCAGCCCGACTGGTACCTCGGGTTCGCGGAGGGACTCGTCCGTGTCATGCCGGGCTGGGAGATCGCGGCGTGGGGCCACACCCTGAACCTGGGCATCCTCGTCCCGCTCGTCGCGTTCCCGCTGTGGCTGGTCCTGATCGGGGTGTATCCGTTCGTGGAGGCGTGGATCACGGGCGACCGGCGCGAGCACCATCTGCTCGACCGCCCGCGGAACCGCCCGGTGCGCACCGGACTCGGGGTGGCCTGGCTGACCGGCTTCCTCGTGGCGATGGCGGCCGGCGGCAACGACCTGTGGGCCACGCACTTCCATCTCTCCGTGAACGCGATCACCTGGTTCGCCCGGGTGGCACTGCTCGCGGGCCCGGTCCTCGCGTTCGTCGTCACGAAGCGGATCTGTCTCGGATTGCAGCGCCGCGACCGGGACAAGGTGCTGCACGGCCGCGAGACGGGCATCGTCAAACGCCTCCCGCACGGCGAGTACGTGGAACTCCACGAGCCGCTGCCGGAAGGGGAGCTGTACCGCCTGACCCAGCACGAGCAGCACACCGCGCTGGAGACACCACCGACCACGGACGAGCACGGAGTACGCCGCCGGACGCCTGCCGTGCGACGGCTACGGGTCGCGCTGTCGCGATGGATGTTCGGCGAGGGCGCCCAGATCCCCAAGGCGCGACCGCCGGCGCTGGAACGGGAGAAGGACCACACACCCCTTCAGCCGTGA
- a CDS encoding class I SAM-dependent methyltransferase, with the protein MRAIDYDTQQHQEYARGRALTERQLDVWLAAFEAVLPERRPLAGLDVGSGTGRFTPALADTFGPVIGVEPSVRMREVAQERSRHSDVRYLPGSAEEIPLPSASADYALMGWSWHHVEDRPRAVRELARVIRPGGRLLLRTNFRDHHPRPWWLEHFPRGYEADAAIFQPLHEVIELFTAAGWRVAAYGTVTEPSSGTRGAMLERLRLRTLSFFAQLTPDELESGFRRLEAAVAEDPDAPAPVFEEPLLTLTRG; encoded by the coding sequence ATGAGAGCGATCGACTACGACACGCAGCAGCACCAGGAGTACGCGCGCGGCCGGGCGCTCACCGAGCGGCAACTCGACGTGTGGCTCGCCGCGTTCGAGGCCGTGCTGCCCGAGCGCCGCCCGCTGGCGGGCCTCGACGTCGGCTCGGGGACCGGCAGGTTCACGCCCGCCCTCGCGGACACCTTCGGGCCGGTCATCGGCGTCGAACCGTCGGTCCGTATGCGGGAGGTCGCGCAGGAGCGGTCCCGCCACTCCGACGTGCGGTACCTGCCGGGCAGCGCCGAGGAGATACCCCTGCCGTCGGCCAGTGCCGACTACGCGCTGATGGGCTGGTCCTGGCACCACGTCGAGGACCGGCCGCGCGCGGTACGGGAGTTGGCGCGGGTGATCAGGCCCGGCGGGCGGCTGCTCCTGCGCACGAACTTCCGCGACCACCACCCCCGCCCGTGGTGGCTGGAGCACTTCCCGCGCGGATACGAGGCGGACGCGGCGATCTTCCAGCCGCTGCACGAGGTCATCGAGCTGTTCACGGCGGCCGGCTGGCGTGTCGCCGCGTACGGCACGGTCACCGAGCCGTCGTCCGGGACGCGCGGCGCGATGCTCGAACGGCTGCGGCTGCGCACGCTCTCCTTCTTCGCGCAGCTCACCCCTGACGAACTGGAGTCCGGCTTCCGCCGTCTGGAGGCGGCCGTCGCCGAGGACCCCGACGCCCCGGCGCCCGTGTTCGAGGAGCCGCTGCTCACGCTCACGCGCGGCTGA
- a CDS encoding oxidoreductase, giving the protein MAERRVDGAAVGREILDESAGSEPYVLRDARVTGTLRLDGAELRRAVRFEACRFDEAVSLEGANTLGFALVACTLPGLRASTTRFGGRVDLRRSVIGERDGADGAVDLVHADIAGGLRLDGARLVAPGRVALEAGGLATRGAVFCEDGFVAEGEVGFPGAELPGGLWMRGARIRVGAADAYAFNGDGLKASNVRLQGLRADGRIRLRGAQVEDLVSFESAELGGSGSSLMAIGMRTESLDLRFARRPAGGINLRNAHATRIQDHPSTWPTGPLGLDGLTYDWLGETADGRREDVTNRLAWLRRQPVYAPQPYEQLASYYRRFGHEDEARRVLLVRERTRRATLGPAGKAWGWLLDATVGYGYRPWIAGIWLAVLTLLGSLVFDAHSPVPNKKGEGPPFNPVAYTLDLMVPIGGLGQRDVWHWAEAGVQGLAYGLIAVGWILTTTVVAGVTRALSRA; this is encoded by the coding sequence GTGGCTGAGCGGCGCGTCGACGGGGCGGCGGTCGGCCGGGAGATCCTGGACGAGAGCGCCGGGTCCGAGCCTTACGTCCTGCGGGACGCGCGCGTCACCGGGACGCTGCGGCTCGACGGGGCCGAGCTGCGGCGGGCCGTGCGGTTCGAGGCGTGCCGGTTCGACGAGGCGGTGAGCCTCGAAGGGGCGAACACGCTCGGGTTCGCGCTCGTCGCCTGCACGCTCCCGGGGCTTCGGGCGTCGACCACGCGCTTCGGCGGGCGGGTCGACCTGCGGCGGTCGGTCATAGGTGAGCGTGACGGGGCCGACGGCGCCGTCGATCTCGTGCACGCCGACATCGCGGGCGGCCTGCGGCTCGACGGCGCGCGGCTCGTCGCCCCGGGGCGGGTGGCGCTGGAGGCCGGCGGGCTCGCCACGCGGGGCGCCGTGTTCTGCGAGGACGGCTTCGTCGCGGAGGGCGAAGTCGGTTTCCCCGGAGCCGAGTTGCCCGGCGGGCTGTGGATGCGCGGGGCCCGGATCAGGGTGGGAGCCGCCGACGCGTACGCGTTCAACGGGGACGGCCTGAAGGCGTCGAACGTACGGCTGCAAGGACTGCGGGCCGACGGCCGGATACGGCTGCGCGGCGCCCAGGTGGAGGACCTCGTCTCCTTCGAGTCCGCCGAACTGGGCGGCTCAGGCTCGTCGTTGATGGCGATCGGCATGCGCACCGAGTCGCTCGATCTGCGCTTCGCGCGGCGCCCCGCCGGAGGCATCAATCTGCGCAACGCCCACGCGACCCGCATCCAGGACCACCCGTCGACCTGGCCGACGGGCCCGCTGGGCCTGGACGGGCTGACGTACGACTGGCTCGGCGAGACGGCCGACGGGCGCCGCGAGGACGTCACGAACCGCCTCGCCTGGCTGCGCCGCCAGCCCGTGTACGCGCCGCAGCCGTACGAGCAACTCGCCTCCTACTACCGCCGGTTCGGGCACGAGGACGAGGCGCGCCGCGTCCTGCTCGTACGGGAACGGACGCGGCGCGCGACGCTGGGTCCGGCGGGGAAGGCGTGGGGCTGGCTGCTCGACGCGACCGTCGGGTACGGGTACCGGCCGTGGATCGCCGGGATCTGGCTGGCGGTGCTCACGCTCCTCGGCTCGCTCGTCTTCGACGCGCACTCCCCCGTGCCGAACAAGAAGGGCGAGGGGCCGCCCTTCAACCCCGTGGCGTACACCCTCGACCTGATGGTGCCGATCGGCGGCCTCGGCCAGCGCGACGTCTGGCACTGGGCCGAGGCCGGCGTACAGGGCCTCGCGTACGGGCTGATCGCGGTCGGCTGGATCCTGACGACGACGGTGGTGGCCGGGGTGACGCGGGCGCTCAGCCGCGCGTGA